The following proteins are co-located in the uncultured Draconibacterium sp. genome:
- a CDS encoding polyphosphate polymerase domain-containing protein, with the protein MVKLSSIPAFAPIRLNEMDRVQLMNRTDTKYWFHASRLHGLLKEIQEYYFILKIDGETALPYSTVYYDTQENKMFSAHHNGKLNRFKIRRRSYVLSDISFLEVKLKNNKGRTIKKRINTKSKAPKFNKEEQEFLNWLIPFSVDDLQETLLNNFKRITLVNKNFKERCTIDFSLRFESIEKQIALENLVIVEIKSDGSPSNSQLALALRDQRIKTSGFSKYCIGRSLTDSSLKRNAFKAKIRSIEKTINTTENLFNSI; encoded by the coding sequence ATGGTAAAATTGTCAAGTATACCTGCTTTCGCCCCCATTCGGCTAAATGAAATGGATCGTGTGCAATTGATGAACCGAACCGATACCAAATACTGGTTTCACGCCAGTCGGTTACACGGTTTACTAAAGGAGATTCAGGAGTACTATTTCATTTTAAAAATAGATGGAGAAACAGCACTTCCCTACTCAACCGTTTATTACGACACGCAAGAAAATAAAATGTTTTCGGCTCATCATAACGGCAAATTAAATCGATTTAAAATACGACGCCGCAGTTATGTTCTGTCCGACATTAGTTTTTTGGAAGTAAAGCTAAAAAACAACAAAGGGCGCACCATAAAAAAGCGGATAAACACCAAAAGCAAAGCACCGAAATTCAACAAAGAAGAACAGGAATTTCTGAATTGGCTCATCCCTTTTTCAGTTGACGATTTACAGGAAACTTTATTAAATAATTTTAAACGAATTACCCTCGTAAATAAAAACTTTAAAGAAAGATGTACGATTGATTTTAGCCTCAGGTTTGAATCGATTGAGAAACAGATTGCGCTCGAGAATTTGGTAATTGTTGAAATAAAATCGGATGGAAGTCCGTCGAACTCGCAGCTTGCTTTAGCATTGCGCGACCAGCGTATTAAAACATCGGGATTTAGCAAGTATTGTATCGGTCGATCGCTTACCGACTCCTCATTAAAACGAAACGCCTTTAAAGCAAAAATCAGAAGTATTGAGAAAACTATTAATACCACAGAAAATTTATTCAATTCAATTTAA
- a CDS encoding DUF4956 domain-containing protein, with the protein MDTTLLDTIQSANGTVTNPVELTGWEENLRFLDIKVINVADFNELVIRFILNLLVIFLVVQYMYARNSRRKDFYFSFLAVGTVVFLLSFLLNSVKLELGFALGLFAIFGIIRYRTDAIPIKEMTYLFVVIGISVINALANKKVSYVELVFTNSVIVFGLFLLEKRLMLKQEASIRLIYEKIENIHDNKKDVLMADLKERTGINIKRYEIQKIDFLKDVADITLYYNVNGNDDKKTKTNNE; encoded by the coding sequence ATGGATACGACTCTTTTAGATACAATTCAAAGTGCAAATGGCACAGTTACAAATCCGGTAGAATTAACCGGTTGGGAAGAAAATCTTCGGTTTCTTGACATAAAAGTTATCAATGTTGCCGACTTTAACGAATTGGTCATTCGTTTTATTCTCAACCTGTTAGTCATTTTTTTGGTGGTGCAATACATGTACGCGCGAAACAGCCGACGGAAAGACTTTTACTTTAGTTTTCTGGCCGTTGGAACTGTGGTTTTTTTGCTGAGTTTTTTATTAAACAGTGTAAAACTTGAGCTTGGTTTTGCCCTGGGATTATTCGCCATTTTTGGAATTATAAGATACAGAACCGATGCAATTCCCATAAAAGAAATGACCTACTTGTTTGTTGTAATCGGAATTTCGGTAATAAATGCCCTGGCCAATAAAAAAGTGAGTTATGTGGAGTTGGTATTTACCAATTCGGTGATCGTATTTGGCTTGTTCCTGCTCGAAAAACGATTGATGTTAAAACAGGAAGCTTCAATCCGTTTGATTTACGAAAAAATAGAAAATATACACGACAACAAAAAGGATGTACTGATGGCCGATTTAAAGGAACGTACCGGAATAAATATTAAACGATACGAGATTCAGAAAATTGATTTTTTAAAGGATGTGGCAGACATCACACTGTATTACAATGTTAACGGAAACGATGATAAAAAAACAAAAACGAACAATGAATAA
- a CDS encoding DUF2490 domain-containing protein: MNKKRIACFSLLFLFLFAYTQAQDVENELETRTNVEVQFKPFKKVKLSFSPELRFDESFSLDKYLFEAGAEYKVLKFLELGATYRFVVNPRDSKSTEYFNRYSFSATTKKEFGDFETAFRLQYSNYADDDISDKSFLRYKASLAYDIPHCKLTPFVAAELFQQFNGDGFYKMRYTAGVDYKLFKNNYLGVSYKLDYYNKEYTNKHIIGLGYKFKF, from the coding sequence ATGAATAAAAAAAGAATAGCCTGTTTTAGCCTCCTGTTTCTTTTCCTGTTTGCTTATACACAAGCACAGGATGTGGAAAACGAGTTAGAAACCAGAACAAACGTAGAAGTACAGTTTAAACCTTTTAAAAAGGTTAAACTGAGTTTTTCTCCGGAACTACGTTTTGATGAAAGTTTTTCACTCGACAAATATCTTTTTGAGGCAGGAGCGGAATATAAAGTCTTAAAATTTCTGGAATTGGGAGCGACATATCGATTTGTGGTAAATCCCCGCGATTCAAAATCTACTGAATATTTTAACCGCTACTCGTTTAGTGCTACTACCAAAAAAGAATTTGGCGATTTTGAAACAGCTTTTCGCTTGCAGTACAGCAACTATGCCGATGACGACATCAGCGATAAATCTTTTTTGCGCTACAAAGCGTCGTTGGCATACGATATTCCTCACTGCAAACTAACGCCATTTGTTGCTGCCGAACTCTTTCAGCAGTTTAATGGCGATGGCTTTTACAAAATGCGATACACTGCCGGAGTTGATTATAAACTTTTCAAAAACAACTACCTCGGGGTAAGTTACAAACTCGATTATTACAACAAAGAGTACACAAACAAACACATTATTGGTTTGGGATACAAATTCAAATTCTGA
- a CDS encoding carbohydrate-binding domain-containing protein: protein MRHKKQAQFYLIAFALFLTTSCIRTSDIISETEEESTEVILSDDADNVDDHEDASDYTWSSSDEKSIVLNGNTISSGSSDVSIDGSVATITGAGTYALSGSLNDGQIIVDTEDESIVRLILNGVDISCSSNAPIYIENAEKVMLVLLNGTSNSVSDGSSYSSGEEDANAAIFSKSDLTIFGEGSLSVDGNYSDGITSKDGLIIASGNITVKSVDDGIRGKDYLIIEDGNITVNSSGDGLVSDNIEDEGRGYITINDGSLTITSGCDAIQAGKDVLIVYGTLDLTSGGGSSSTVSSSSSAKGIKSGVSTIIYGGTITINAADDAIHTDGNLEIYDGTFYIASGDDGIHSEYNSVYTSGNIYITKSYEGLESALGSITINGGNFNIVASDDAINISAGGASFGGPGHKSTSSSSDYVLNIAGGYIAINCGGDGLDSNGSLVISGGTQLVSSSTRNDNSALDYDVSCQVSGGFLVAVGSSGMAEAPGTSSSQYSVLVIFKSQQSAGTIIHIEDNEGTEILTYKPPKAYQSIAFSSDNLEKGATYKVYTGGSSSGSATDGLYTSGTYSGGNLYTSFTISSVVTKVY, encoded by the coding sequence ATGAGACACAAAAAACAAGCACAATTTTATTTGATAGCATTCGCGTTGTTTCTTACAACATCGTGTATTCGTACTTCAGATATTATTTCGGAAACAGAGGAAGAAAGTACCGAAGTAATCCTTTCGGACGATGCAGATAACGTTGATGATCATGAAGATGCTTCAGATTATACATGGAGCAGTTCTGATGAGAAATCGATCGTTCTTAATGGTAACACAATTAGTTCAGGCAGCTCCGATGTCAGCATCGACGGAAGTGTGGCAACAATTACGGGCGCGGGTACATACGCGCTATCCGGAAGCTTAAACGACGGGCAGATAATTGTTGATACAGAAGACGAATCGATAGTAAGATTGATTTTAAATGGAGTTGATATATCCTGCTCGTCAAATGCTCCGATATATATTGAGAACGCTGAAAAAGTAATGCTTGTACTTCTCAACGGAACCAGCAATTCTGTTAGTGATGGTTCGTCGTACAGTTCGGGTGAAGAAGATGCCAATGCTGCCATTTTTAGCAAATCGGACCTAACAATCTTTGGTGAAGGTTCTTTGTCTGTTGACGGAAATTACAGCGATGGTATTACCAGTAAAGACGGCCTGATTATTGCCAGCGGAAACATTACTGTAAAATCGGTTGATGACGGAATACGCGGAAAAGATTATTTGATAATTGAAGATGGGAACATTACAGTTAATTCATCGGGTGATGGATTGGTATCGGATAATATTGAAGATGAAGGAAGAGGTTACATTACCATTAACGATGGTAGTTTAACCATAACTTCAGGATGTGATGCAATTCAGGCCGGGAAAGATGTGTTAATTGTTTATGGTACTCTCGATCTTACCTCGGGTGGCGGAAGCAGCAGTACCGTATCTTCAAGCAGTTCGGCAAAAGGAATAAAATCGGGAGTAAGTACAATTATTTATGGAGGAACTATAACTATTAATGCGGCCGACGATGCCATTCATACCGATGGAAATTTGGAAATTTATGATGGTACTTTTTACATCGCATCGGGCGACGATGGAATTCACTCGGAATACAACTCGGTTTACACTTCCGGAAATATATACATTACAAAATCATACGAAGGTCTTGAAAGTGCCTTGGGAAGCATTACAATTAACGGCGGAAATTTTAATATTGTTGCCAGCGACGATGCCATAAATATTTCAGCAGGTGGTGCCTCCTTTGGCGGCCCGGGTCACAAAAGCACTTCTTCCAGCTCTGATTATGTGTTGAATATTGCAGGTGGTTACATAGCCATCAACTGTGGTGGCGACGGACTTGATTCAAATGGTTCGCTAGTTATTTCAGGAGGAACACAGCTGGTTAGCAGTTCAACCCGGAACGACAACAGTGCTTTGGACTACGATGTTTCGTGCCAGGTATCGGGAGGATTTTTGGTGGCAGTTGGAAGTTCAGGCATGGCGGAAGCACCGGGAACTTCATCCAGTCAATATTCTGTTCTGGTTATTTTCAAATCGCAACAATCAGCCGGAACCATTATACACATCGAAGACAATGAAGGTACCGAAATACTAACCTACAAACCACCAAAAGCCTATCAGTCCATAGCCTTTTCTTCAGATAATTTGGAAAAAGGAGCAACATACAAAGTATATACAGGTGGTAGTTCCAGTGGTTCAGCAACCGATGGATTATATACTTCAGGAACTTATTCAGGAGGGAATCTGTATACCAGCTTTACCATTTCATCGGTGGTAACCAAGGTATATTAA
- a CDS encoding histidine kinase, translating to MNSSFKIKRGESIIYILLWMIILLMPVFIARTDEGINWSRVQQEWIRFLPFVFVFLFHNYLLFPRFFLRKKRILYFALSIVLVLIAGYFADFVGNMFRQPPSMGLPPMEPHGLNEPFGKPPMDMGMMKEPPGGKPWHRDIFNYSLVSVLVVGFNAAIKLTVKWQDEEQKNKELEKEKLHTELALLKNQVSPHFFMNTLNNIHALIDIDSEDAKESLIKLSKLMRYLLYDSDEGKTTLKKEIEFIVSYVDLMKLRFTSQVSIQLSFPESIPNIIIHPMLFTSLVENAFKHGVSYQQKSFIEIILKTDKNHLYFRIRNSKQPKNNGINEPGGLGMENLKKRLDILYEENYTLEKFEDDKTFEINIKLPINDQD from the coding sequence ATGAATTCTTCTTTTAAAATAAAACGTGGCGAATCCATTATTTACATTTTATTGTGGATGATCATATTGTTGATGCCCGTTTTTATTGCCCGCACAGATGAAGGAATTAACTGGTCGAGAGTTCAGCAGGAATGGATTCGTTTTTTGCCTTTTGTTTTTGTGTTTTTATTTCACAATTATTTGCTTTTCCCTCGTTTCTTTCTTCGTAAAAAACGTATTCTTTATTTTGCGTTAAGTATAGTTTTAGTGTTAATTGCCGGGTATTTTGCTGATTTTGTTGGCAACATGTTCCGACAACCACCTTCGATGGGATTGCCGCCAATGGAACCACACGGATTGAATGAACCGTTTGGGAAACCGCCAATGGACATGGGAATGATGAAAGAACCTCCGGGAGGAAAACCCTGGCACCGCGACATATTCAACTATTCGCTGGTTTCGGTTTTGGTAGTTGGTTTTAATGCAGCAATTAAACTTACCGTAAAATGGCAAGACGAGGAACAAAAAAACAAAGAACTCGAAAAAGAAAAACTGCATACCGAACTGGCTTTGTTAAAAAATCAGGTAAGTCCGCATTTCTTTATGAATACACTAAATAATATTCATGCTTTAATTGACATTGATTCGGAAGATGCCAAAGAATCGCTGATAAAACTTTCGAAATTAATGCGGTATTTATTGTACGATTCCGATGAAGGAAAAACAACCTTAAAAAAGGAAATTGAATTTATTGTGAGTTACGTCGATCTGATGAAATTGCGATTTACCTCTCAGGTTTCAATACAACTTTCGTTTCCCGAGTCCATTCCAAATATTATAATTCACCCCATGCTTTTTACCTCGTTGGTTGAAAATGCCTTTAAACACGGTGTTAGTTACCAGCAAAAATCATTTATCGAGATAATTTTAAAAACCGATAAAAACCATCTGTATTTTAGAATACGAAATAGCAAACAGCCAAAAAATAACGGTATAAATGAACCTGGTGGTTTAGGCATGGAAAATCTGAAAAAGCGTTTAGACATACTTTACGAAGAAAACTATACACTTGAAAAATTTGAAGACGATAAAACGTTCGAGATAAACATTAAACTCCCGATCAATGACCAAGATTAA
- a CDS encoding LytTR family DNA-binding domain-containing protein, whose protein sequence is MTKIKCIAIDDEPLALQQIAAYINKLPFLELIAECSSAFTAFEVLEKQDIDLMFVDINMPDLNGLEFVKSLTQKPLLIFTTAYSEYALEGFKVDALDYLLKPFSFAEFSKAASKARSQFELVQNAQNPSEKLESNDDFLFIKSEYKLVRINLNDILYIEGMKEYVRIHLLSQKPIMTLLSMKALEEKLPEEKFMRIHRSYIVNLEKVSTVERLRIVYDDKTRLPVSDNYKEKFQEFLDKNFMG, encoded by the coding sequence ATGACCAAGATTAAATGCATAGCAATTGATGACGAGCCTTTGGCTCTGCAACAAATAGCAGCCTATATAAATAAGCTGCCGTTTTTAGAACTGATTGCCGAGTGTTCAAGCGCCTTTACCGCTTTCGAAGTATTGGAAAAGCAAGATATTGACTTAATGTTTGTTGATATAAACATGCCCGATTTAAACGGACTCGAGTTTGTAAAATCCTTAACACAGAAACCACTCCTTATTTTTACCACAGCGTATAGCGAATATGCTCTGGAAGGATTTAAAGTTGATGCACTCGACTACCTCCTAAAACCCTTTTCGTTTGCCGAATTTTCAAAGGCAGCATCAAAAGCCAGGTCTCAATTCGAATTGGTTCAAAATGCACAAAACCCTTCGGAGAAACTGGAAAGCAACGACGATTTTCTATTTATTAAATCGGAATATAAATTGGTACGCATTAATCTTAACGACATTCTATATATCGAAGGGATGAAGGAATATGTGCGAATTCATCTTTTAAGTCAAAAACCAATTATGACCTTGCTTAGCATGAAAGCGCTGGAAGAGAAACTTCCGGAGGAGAAATTTATGCGTATACATCGATCATACATTGTTAACCTCGAAAAAGTAAGCACGGTTGAACGCTTACGAATAGTTTACGACGACAAAACCCGTCTTCCGGTTTCGGACAACTACAAAGAAAAATTTCAGGAGTTTTTAGACAAAAACTTTATGGGATAA
- a CDS encoding DUF4230 domain-containing protein, which produces MKNSIILLFCLLVVSCSQPKQKSFIVTKVRSAAKLSTSEIVLNKIVWTEFESQRKLFFIKKPAEVIMFNTEATVKMGIDLSKLSEEDIEIKNDSIIINLPRVEILNFSYPHEKFTEVFPISNFDDCTRKNKIEKLDEVLRLAETDIRDKIKYLKIEEEVEFKTKQILSAFLTKSNFNNVIIRFKE; this is translated from the coding sequence ATGAAAAACTCGATAATCCTTCTTTTTTGCCTTTTAGTTGTTTCGTGCAGCCAACCGAAACAAAAAAGTTTTATTGTAACCAAAGTGCGGTCGGCAGCCAAATTATCGACATCGGAAATTGTTTTAAATAAAATTGTATGGACAGAGTTTGAAAGTCAAAGAAAACTGTTTTTCATAAAAAAACCGGCTGAAGTTATCATGTTTAACACCGAAGCTACGGTTAAAATGGGCATCGATTTAAGCAAATTATCCGAAGAAGATATTGAAATAAAAAATGACTCAATTATTATTAATCTTCCCCGTGTTGAAATTCTGAACTTTAGTTATCCGCACGAAAAATTTACCGAGGTATTTCCGATCTCAAACTTCGACGATTGTACCCGAAAAAATAAAATAGAAAAACTGGACGAAGTATTACGACTCGCAGAAACCGACATTCGGGACAAAATAAAATACCTGAAAATTGAGGAAGAAGTGGAGTTTAAAACCAAACAGATACTATCTGCTTTTTTAACAAAAAGTAATTTCAATAACGTAATCATTCGATTTAAAGAATAA
- a CDS encoding DUF4230 domain-containing protein, which translates to MYKNIVLLLFILFLWVACKQSPVLKDTVLSLKEIKEIGELVTAEYYGEVISGHSLLLVNERVDPVFYKSLEKIRNELAMNREKIGKEFDAGITADTIEIGRINDKKIVLFRNRKIEKLKKKVEKKEKKKEKKQATIATKIHSEDYEASIKILLDATGIKRKKLLLELIESEKNDTVIYETYKTNIKDYFVADKKELVYIGRGAVKVGYNLKQLDSTNIFFSENRDTVYLLDFDPYITDLDINPYFFYPSDSANKDQDTVFFGFQIIYQNNQKKFTLEEVNKIKSDCKIQLRQEALKRDIYSNAHKNAEEALHTFFSLLKSENDRQIEKVIISHSKYFYYKSDFLYDLRIDSSEFREIEELIHQDLDSLDIESFKYQTLEYQQQHLDKFINELYKTAQYSNNYQKWDSLYTDYSNRNYQ; encoded by the coding sequence ATGTACAAAAATATAGTCCTATTACTATTCATTCTCTTTTTGTGGGTTGCCTGCAAACAGTCGCCTGTGTTAAAAGACACAGTTTTGTCGCTAAAAGAGATTAAAGAAATTGGCGAATTAGTTACAGCAGAATATTATGGTGAAGTTATTTCTGGTCATTCCTTATTGTTGGTGAATGAACGTGTTGACCCGGTGTTTTACAAAAGCCTGGAGAAGATAAGAAACGAACTGGCCATGAACAGGGAGAAAATTGGCAAAGAATTCGATGCCGGAATAACAGCCGACACAATTGAAATTGGAAGAATAAATGACAAAAAAATCGTCCTGTTCAGAAATCGAAAAATTGAGAAGCTGAAAAAAAAGGTTGAAAAAAAGGAAAAGAAAAAGGAAAAGAAACAAGCCACAATTGCGACAAAAATTCATTCTGAAGACTATGAAGCTTCTATAAAAATTTTATTGGATGCCACCGGAATCAAACGAAAAAAGCTATTACTTGAACTGATTGAAAGTGAAAAAAACGACACAGTTATTTACGAAACGTACAAGACCAATATTAAAGATTATTTTGTTGCGGATAAAAAAGAGCTGGTATACATTGGAAGAGGTGCGGTAAAGGTAGGTTACAATTTAAAACAGCTGGACAGCACAAACATATTTTTCTCGGAAAACCGCGATACCGTTTACCTTCTTGATTTTGATCCGTACATTACAGATCTGGACATTAATCCCTATTTCTTTTATCCGTCTGATTCGGCAAATAAAGATCAGGACACGGTGTTTTTTGGTTTTCAAATCATCTATCAAAACAATCAAAAGAAATTCACACTTGAGGAAGTAAATAAAATCAAAAGCGATTGCAAAATTCAACTCCGCCAGGAAGCCCTGAAGCGTGATATTTACAGCAATGCGCATAAAAATGCAGAAGAAGCATTACACACTTTTTTTAGTTTATTGAAGTCGGAAAACGACAGACAAATTGAAAAAGTAATCATCTCTCATTCCAAGTACTTTTATTACAAATCCGATTTCCTGTATGATTTACGTATCGACTCCAGCGAATTCCGGGAAATTGAAGAACTTATTCATCAGGACCTGGATAGTCTCGACATTGAATCGTTTAAATACCAAACACTCGAATACCAGCAACAACATCTTGATAAATTTATTAACGAACTTTATAAAACAGCACAATACAGTAATAACTACCAAAAATGGGACAGTTTATATACTGACTACTCAAACAGAAATTATCAATAA
- a CDS encoding N-acetylmuramoyl-L-alanine amidase, producing MNIEKHLLVEGSSDNYQIDISRATNYGVNSPRKDSGTLQNPDTVVLHYTASNNINSDIRTLYESTKEASVQFLVDTDGKVYQLMPANRIAWHAGKSRLGNRTGMNKYSIGIEIVNPGYLVQKSDGSLATWYNEAVKPENAIKLQHKNENFERFWHIYTHGQIDSVKELCLALCEAYNINNIVGHDDVSPGRKQDPGPAFPLNNITTIVLDDRNESLNLVEKEKLYSTVKVDNLNIRQNGNANAKKVALPLAKGQQLRIIEEKNGWCKVETTITGWVKSDYID from the coding sequence ATGAATATTGAAAAACATTTACTTGTAGAAGGAAGCTCTGACAATTACCAGATCGATATAAGCAGAGCTACAAACTATGGCGTAAACTCGCCTCGCAAAGACAGCGGAACCTTACAAAATCCGGATACAGTTGTATTACATTACACGGCAAGTAACAACATCAACAGCGATATAAGAACATTGTACGAATCAACAAAAGAAGCTTCCGTACAATTTCTGGTTGATACCGACGGTAAAGTATATCAGTTGATGCCGGCCAACCGAATAGCATGGCATGCAGGTAAAAGTCGTTTGGGCAACCGCACTGGAATGAACAAATATTCCATCGGAATTGAAATTGTAAATCCGGGGTATTTGGTACAAAAATCGGATGGAAGTTTGGCCACCTGGTACAACGAAGCGGTTAAACCTGAAAATGCAATAAAACTGCAACACAAGAACGAAAATTTCGAACGTTTCTGGCATATTTATACGCACGGGCAAATTGATTCGGTAAAAGAACTTTGTCTGGCTTTGTGTGAAGCATACAACATAAATAACATAGTTGGACACGACGATGTATCACCGGGACGCAAACAAGATCCGGGACCGGCATTTCCGCTTAATAACATCACAACAATTGTGCTCGACGACCGAAACGAGTCGTTAAATCTGGTAGAAAAGGAGAAACTATATTCTACTGTGAAAGTGGACAATTTAAACATCAGACAAAACGGAAATGCAAATGCCAAAAAAGTTGCACTGCCGTTGGCCAAAGGTCAACAATTAAGAATAATTGAAGAAAAAAATGGCTGGTGCAAAGTTGAAACTACAATAACGGGTTGGGTAAAAAGTGATTATATTGATTAA
- a CDS encoding IS1634 family transposase, giving the protein MFIRKKPNKSGVISVQVIAKINGKSKLIKTIGSSRDEKTIKELTEKGHHYIATFGGQTALDFSDETNLIQSVFQQIDSHTEVGTELLLGKIFDDVGFNVIDDQIFRQLVLSRLTYPVSKLKTSDYLEKYHDLEYPVQQIYRYMDKLHSTQKELVQQISYEHTKHVLGGQVTIVFYDVTTLYFEIDHEDTLRKTGFSKEGKHQNPQIVLGLLVSRNGYPLAYDIFEGNKFEGHTMLPVLDAFKEKYRLDQLVIIADSGLLSNANIEELQEKGYEFILGARIKNEKKQIQEQILALSLKNGESAVIEKDGLKLIVTYSDSRAKKDSQNREKGLRKLEKRIKTGKLTKSSINNRGYNKYLKMDGEINIEIDYTKYNADAAWDGLKGYISNAFLGKDEIIENYGHLWQIEKAFRISKTDLKIRPIYHRAQRRIEAHICISFVAYKIYKELERQLKSLNSKLSPEKAIEIAKTIYQIKATVKGKSVAQILLINDQQKKLAQLFNFG; this is encoded by the coding sequence ATGTTTATCCGGAAAAAGCCAAATAAAAGTGGTGTTATCAGCGTACAGGTTATTGCCAAAATAAACGGGAAATCAAAGTTAATAAAAACAATAGGTAGTTCCCGTGATGAAAAAACCATTAAAGAACTAACAGAAAAAGGCCATCATTACATTGCAACTTTTGGCGGTCAAACTGCACTTGATTTTTCTGATGAAACAAATTTAATTCAATCTGTTTTTCAGCAAATCGATTCACACACTGAAGTTGGCACAGAACTTTTATTGGGTAAGATTTTCGATGATGTTGGCTTCAATGTTATTGACGACCAGATTTTCAGGCAGCTTGTCCTATCGCGTTTAACCTATCCGGTAAGCAAGCTTAAAACAAGCGATTATCTTGAAAAATATCATGATCTGGAATATCCGGTGCAACAAATCTACCGTTACATGGACAAACTGCATTCCACCCAAAAGGAACTCGTGCAGCAGATTAGTTATGAGCATACAAAACATGTACTGGGAGGGCAGGTAACCATCGTATTTTATGATGTAACCACTTTATATTTTGAAATAGACCATGAAGACACTCTCAGAAAAACAGGTTTTTCCAAAGAGGGCAAACACCAGAACCCGCAAATCGTATTGGGGCTTTTAGTGAGCCGCAACGGCTATCCGCTTGCCTATGACATTTTTGAGGGGAACAAATTTGAAGGACACACCATGCTACCTGTGCTGGACGCATTCAAAGAAAAATACAGGTTGGACCAACTGGTTATCATTGCCGATTCTGGCCTTCTGTCCAATGCCAATATTGAAGAATTACAGGAAAAAGGTTATGAATTTATCCTTGGTGCCCGAATCAAAAATGAAAAGAAGCAAATCCAGGAACAGATACTGGCTTTAAGTTTGAAAAATGGGGAAAGCGCGGTTATCGAAAAAGATGGGTTAAAACTAATTGTAACTTATTCTGACAGCAGGGCTAAGAAAGACAGCCAAAACCGGGAAAAGGGACTCCGAAAGTTAGAAAAGCGGATAAAGACAGGAAAGCTGACCAAGTCAAGTATCAACAACCGTGGATATAACAAATACCTCAAAATGGATGGTGAGATAAATATTGAAATCGACTATACAAAATATAATGCCGATGCAGCCTGGGATGGTTTAAAAGGGTACATTTCAAATGCCTTTCTGGGAAAAGATGAAATAATTGAAAACTATGGACATTTGTGGCAAATCGAAAAAGCTTTCCGCATATCAAAAACTGATTTAAAAATCAGGCCAATTTACCACCGGGCACAACGAAGGATTGAAGCACACATTTGTATCTCGTTTGTAGCCTATAAAATCTACAAAGAATTGGAAAGGCAATTGAAAAGTCTGAACTCAAAATTAAGCCCCGAAAAAGCCATCGAAATTGCCAAAACAATTTATCAGATAAAAGCAACTGTAAAAGGCAAATCTGTGGCTCAAATTTTACTGATTAACGATCAACAGAAGAAATTAGCACAGCTTTTCAATTTTGGGTGA